In the genome of Plasmodium gaboni strain SY75 chromosome 2, whole genome shotgun sequence, the window aaaaaaaaaattaaagtaaacatttaaattcaaatatattttagaATTCATCTAaattgataaaaataatacaaaatagtaaattaaaaatagttttttaaatattaaaaaaaaataataatataatataaatgcattttaaaacaattgaaatttaattaaaaaattacacaattaaaaaaataatctatatatatatatatatgtgtgtgtgtAAAATATGATATGTGATTTAACTTATTGAGTAATTTCTTACACATAACAGAAAAAACATTCATCTGATCCCTTCAGTTTTGTTAAACAATATCCAGGGGATGTTTTATCTTTACATTCATTCCAATGAAGTTCACAAAATTTAATACATTCTTCATGTTTCTCTTGATCTGCTGAATAAGATCTTGAACATGTATGATTCATTCCtatgatattataattatcgTATTTAACAAAAcctatttttatttttgtattcTTTACATGTTTGATAATgtgatatattttaacCTTATTTGTATTCTTATTACTTATGGTCATATTAGATGATgatacattattatttgttatagAGGATTTATGAAATTCATCcttgatatttttttcttgtgTGTTTATATCTTGCCTATGTCCTATTATTGTATCTGTATTGTCATCTTTATCATATCTTTGTGATGATAATGAAGTAGTTACTTCCGAATTTAAAACCTTACTTCTTTTTTCATTGTTTACCTTATCTTCTTGgtcataaatatttttacgTTCATCAGACGCATTAACCAAATTCATACTTTTCTTagaattaaaatttttataataaaggTTATGATAAAAATCAGGAGAGTTTTTCAAGTAATAGTTATATAATGGAAGTGTTCTCTTTACAGCACATTTCTTATTCTTAGgcatattaatattaaatacTACTACACTGTGGatgaaattattttcaCAATTTGATGGTCCATACATATCAACTTTAAAGTAACCTTCATCTCCCCAATATTTACCCCAACTATTTCTTACAAGCCAATAAGATTTTTTCtcatcttcatcatttatataattaccATAACCAACAATATTAACTGCATGATCAGGTGTTTTATCACCACATAAGTTTTGAACTATCTTTCCGTTTAATTCATAACCTAGGACATTTTCAGCTTTTACATAAGCAATAACTGAACCTTTGTTCATTATTTCatcttttattaatttaacAAATGAATGCATGTCTTTCTTAAATGTTTCACTTTCATATGCTATATAAGCTTTAGTAGATAATGTAGTAAaatctttattattataatttatcatTCTTGTATGTTCCAACAAATTTACCCATTTCTTTTCTTCATCTGGACAATGGTTGCCTACTTTTGTATAAGTATATAAATAGTTTGTTTCCATAGgtaaaaatttattttcttgtattatttgtaaaaaTTCTAATGGATTAGATCCCACATTACATCTATCTTTATGTTTTCTTTTACTACAGTTAGCTATATATAATGCAGAAATTGCATGTGGTTTATAACCTCTCATACATTTTAAAGTTTCGAAATGATATTTAGATGCAAAAATCCAAGAAATTGAACAATTTCCTTGATCTTCAATTTGAATTTTTGATATAcaattattttcatcttttaaTCTATTACAATAGGAACTATTACAAAATTGTTTCtcattattaaaatgttctaatgtattattagaaaataaatatatatttttttttttaatatttttaatatcactaattttaatatcatGCTCATctaacatattattatctatttttttttttttttcttcatttaatttttcatatttaatattatatattatattattattttctatatttgGTAATATTAGAcctctttttttttctatcCATTTATCAGGATATTTCATACAAATTGCTGAATTTCTTAATTTATGATGTAAGGTACTTATACTTTCATTTTCATGTAATTTTAATAATcttattaaattattaaatacaTCCACATTATTTCCTAATTCATGATTTACTAATGTTCCATTCATATCGAgttcttttaatattttacaaTAATCTGTTATTCTCTCTTTCAAAAAATCATCTAATTCTTCTAGTGATATTAAttctttcttttcttcatttttatttattttatttattttatatattttgtatatttttgtcaatatattatttataatatctGTAAGATGATAATCACGaaaattttcatcatcttcTGCTTCTGCTTTAATTTGATTGAAATTTTGGCGAACATCCTTTGAAACATATGTAAAGCATTCGCTTGATGTATCATTATTCTGAACAAGTAAGGTACATTCTAGACATTTTTCgatatttatatttccaCTCAAAAAGCACTTTGTTGCCATAATATCACATTTTTCTAAAATAGAAAAGGataaaaaagtatataaatgtatgtgtatacatatatatatatatatatatatatatatatgtatatatgtatata includes:
- a CDS encoding serine repeat antigen 1, with product MEFFIPYLYIICVIFIINVTSTGGGTDDDINNIEGKSILGTSHYNISNINLSAIPNLDSSIPVGLSSDTKKWSSNNPTSIKDKKKKEIKPKDIMNNNDTSNSSSRNKENNNPIKSVLLKENKGIKITGPCNANLSIFLVPHIYIDVETKYNNIQLRYKLDECSESIKFKDTTTELSTSDDTSLNVNFKAGVSRDTMDKDRLYNICEDNKTFKFVVYIIDNILTLKWKVYETGVTNNKVDIRQYKMKELSSPITTFQIHSVSENKDFHVLETKNYAIKTDIPEKCDIMATKCFLSGNINIEKCLECTLLVQNNDTSSECFTYVSKDVRQNFNQIKAEAEDDENFRDYHLTDIINNILTKIYKIYKINKINKNEEKKELISLEELDDFLKERITDYCKILKELDMNGTLVNHELGNNVDVFNNLIRLLKLHENESISTLHHKLRNSAICMKYPDKWIEKKRGLILPNIENNNIIYNIKYEKLNEEKKKKIDNNMLDEHDIKISDIKNIKKKNIYLFSNNTLEHFNNEKQFCNSSYCNRLKDENNCISKIQIEDQGNCSISWIFASKYHFETLKCMRGYKPHAISALYIANCSKRKHKDRCNVGSNPLEFLQIIQENKFLPMETNYLYTYTKVGNHCPDEEKKWVNLLEHTRMINYNNKDFTTLSTKAYIAYESETFKKDMHSFVKLIKDEIMNKGSVIAYVKAENVLGYELNGKIVQNLCGDKTPDHAVNIVGYGNYINDEDEKKSYWLVRNSWGKYWGDEGYFKVDMYGPSNCENNFIHSVVVFNINMPKNKKCAVKRTLPLYNYYLKNSPDFYHNLYYKNFNSKKSMNLVNASDERKNIYDQEDKVNNEKRSKVLNSEVTTSLSSQRYDKDDNTDTIIGHRQDINTQEKNIKDEFHKSSITNNNVSSSNMTISNKNTNKVKIYHIIKHVKNTKIKIGFVKYDNYNIIGMNHTCSRSYSADQEKHEECIKFCELHWNECKDKTSPGYCLTKLKGSDECFFCYV